The nucleotide sequence TATTCTGGATGCTATGAACTCTTATTAGCAGGGAGCATATTCTCCAGTGAACTAAACGGAATGTGATTTGGCTGCTGAGTTATCTTCTTGATCAGACGTAAGCAGGCAAGGTGACAGTTCAGCTGGTTGTTGCAAATAGGCAATTTGCCAACCGGAGTTGCTGCTTCCTTTTCCTTACTGACAGGAGCTCCAGAAGGATCCTGTACAAAAATTAACACACCTTGTTGACAAGAATCTTTTTAGCTGGCATTAGAAATGCACAGTTATAAGATTTATATAGAAAAATAACTAGAAAAAAGACATTAGATCAAATTGAGTAAGAATCTACAGCATGGAAGTTTAGTGGGCATCTATGACTGCATATAGGCATTTAATTTAAGACTATCTGTAAATTAACCTTTTGAATTATTATCAGTATTCCATCTTGTGCATTCAGGTGCTTGATGCTCTATAATCTTAAAAAATCTTTCAGAAAGAAGATGGATTCAGGTGCCAGAGCCATAAATAAGAGCAATGTCATCATAGAAGAAATGAAAGTAATAGGCGCAAATACTGCACTGACTGTAAGaggttttgaaatttgaaacgtCCTCCTCATTCTGAACGGTTATCAAACCCGTCCCTCCATTTAAGCTAATCTTTGAAGAGCTGTCCGTTGAAGAACTCAACGGACAACTCATTTAAGGTGGTCTTGAAGAGGGAGACGTTGGGCTCCAACGTCTCTCCAGATGGGAGAGAAAAGGgtgtcttttcccttttttatttcttatctTTTATGATTCTAATAAGAGCAATGTCATCATAGAAGAAATGAAAGTAATAGGCGCAAATACTGCACTGACTGTAAGaggttttgaaatttgaaacgtCCTCCTCATTCTGAACGGTTATCAAACCCGTCCCTCCATTTAAGCTAATCTTTGAAGAGCTGTCCGTTGAAGAACTCAACGGACAACTCATTTAAGGTGGTCTTGAAGAGGGAGACGTTGGGCTCCAAAGTCTCTCCAGATGGGAGAGAAAGGgtgtcttttcccttttttatttcttatcttttatgattctttatatcctcttatatttttctcctcctttggTTTTTCTTCCGAGTTGTAAAAGGGAGAACACAAGAGAGGTTGTCAGTTTTTGGTCTTCTCTTAGACGATCTCTCTTGGTCCTTTGGCTCTGAATCAATTGTGTACGAGCATACAGAAAATCCCAGCTGAGTTCAAGAGATTTTGTAGTACTGTGTACGTCTACAAAATCAACGGTCCGTTGTATCTTGGGAAGGGATCGCCAGAATCCAGTGCATGTAAGGAGGCGAATCTCTTTCAAAGACAATGACTATACGCCTCGGACCAATCTACaggtattatttattttattttggatcgaAAAGAAACGACATCAAAGAGGTACGCATCGGAACCGGTTGTTTCAgtgaaattaaattatttgtggattatttgagttcttttgaGGTAAACTATATTTCCATCATTGACAACTTGACAATTCAAAAGAGATGAGCTAATCACAGCTATAAATTCAGAAATGTAGCAACTTAGGTTTTCCAACTGGTCCTTGTAATTTCAAGATTAGAAAGGTAAAATAAATGTCTTGGTTATGGAAATTCAGATTCTAACCAATATGTATTTTATAAAGACTAGACTGCAGCAGCACTAACATAAAAAGTAGTGATATGATATAATAAACATAATCAGGAGAGCAGCATACCCCAagcaggagaaagaagaagggctGTTTGCTGTTGTTTTCATCAAGATGGATTTCAATAAATTTTCGTAAATCTGAGAGGTTTGAGTTCTTCAACACCTTCAACTTCATAATTACATTTCCTGCGGATTCTTTTTTTGCCTCCCATTTTACATAAACTTCCATCAATCCatcttccccctcctctcctgGTCTGTGGTTCTCTTTTGAGTTTCGTGGCGTTTCAAAAGGAAGACATCTTGATTGTGGTTCTGCTGATTTCTGCTCATCTGTGAGGTGAATTAATGCAAATGACATAACCAATGAAGAAATTGGGCTTTCAGTTGCTTGCAAATCAGATTTATAGTTCTTATTTAGTCTAAGTAAAGGCTGAAGATGACTTTCTGCTTCTAAGCCTTCATTTTTGCTTTTATCCTTGCCTAGTGCCAAGGGAGAGGATAGGAAATTCGCCTCTTCAGGTATTTTCTCGAAAGGAGTTGAAACATTAACTTGTTGAGCTGACTCTCTGTGGCTACCGCAAAGcctaaaaatattttgaattctGGTTCTCCTAGCAGAGGCTGCATCTTTTGCAATTTCCACAAGACCATGTTGCTTTTCCATTGCATCCCTTTGATCTTCAGCACCCAAAGAACCCAAGCCATCAATCCTCCTCAGGTGTCCCGTGTTTTCATCTACCACCTCCTTTTCCACTTCACTTTCCTCTGCACTATCTTtgttttctccttcttcatcccCCTCAAAAACAGTGCTCAAGCACATCTTATCTGGGAATCTCAGCATGTTAGGATCAACTTCCTCTTCAATACTCAAAGGAGAAGAATACAGCAGAGAGCGATTCGAATAATTTTCTGACTGGTGTGGGTCTTCCTTTATCTCTTTCACATCATATATTGCTGGTTGATCCCCCATATCTAACTCCATAGATTTCTCCATTCCTTGGTCTCCTGCATAAATTTCAGAGAATCTTTTCTCAAGTCTACCTCCAACTATGTCTTGCAATGCATCCTCAGCAACTTTGCCCCTTTCATATTCCACTTCCTCCAATCGCCGCCTCAGCATATTGAGCTCCTCTTGTTGTTGTAACATCTTCTCTTTCATCTTCATTAACTCAAGCCTCAAACTCTGGGTTCTCTCATCCACCTTTGAGTTTATCTCTTTTTCCTTTACTGTTTCCCCCCTTCCTTCAATCTGTTTGAGCTCAGCTCTTAACTGTGctacttcttcctctttctgcAATAGCTCTTTCTGGGCTTCATCACACTCTTTCTCTTTAAGCTTGTTATCCATTTGTAGCTTATATATGATTTGGTTCATTGCTACAATTCTAGATCTCAGATGTACAGGTGACTCCTCAGAGTTCACTTTATCCTTAGGAGTTGGGATATGAGCAGCACGGACAATGCACTTTGCTTTAGCCCCATACTCAAGAGTAGCAATGGTCTTGTGCATTTCTTTCGGGTCAGGACTTGCACAAAGAAtcatcaaaatttttgatttatcatcctCAAAGGAATCCTAGAAAGAGTAACAACCATTCttagagaaaaataaatagcaGTCACAAAAGAACATAAGCTCTAGAAAATGACAAATTTTACCTGCAAAAGCATTGTAAGTTTGCTATCTCTGAATGGAACATGAGAATCACCACTAGCAATGGATTCAACCACTCTTTTTAGTGCTATGTTTCCTTGATTAATTTTGGCTGTCTGCAAAAGATGCATCGAGAATCAATAGTGTGAATTCCCAGTTCTACTTAAGCAGATATAATTTGCTACCTTAGCAGATCTGTTAAGCTATTTCCAATGACAACCAGAAAAAGAAACATAAATTCAGATGGATAATGCTGAAAAACATGACTGCAATAAGCTATATGCGCAGTTACTGGGCCAGAATAAGCACAAAAATATTGcagtaaagaaaaaagaaaggtttAAGAAGTTAGCATGCAGCGATAAATgtgataaagaaaaaagaaaatagtcgAAGTTGGCATGCAGGATGATATAGGAAAGCAGGTTGAAAAAATAACAATCCAATAAAAGAATCTGCATGTAAAACTGGAAGTTCATGCAGTTTTAAGTATGCTTGTGTATGGAGGTATTACTTATTAACTACAAGATAGGAATGGAAAATGATACCTGCATTTTTGCCTCAAATCCAGTTTGACCAGCTGCTTCTATGTTTTCAGAACCAGCCATGTCAACCAGCATTAGCCTTCCACCTACTGATGGAACATCAAAGATTATCTGTAGATATTTGCAGGGAAGTCAATATAGATTGCAAAAGCATGATACAGAAAATCCAGAGAACATTAAGGGAAAGCAACAAACCATGCAATGACTCCGCGAGCTTCTTTCATTGCAAAGAGTGCTTTTAACAATCCTCCGCTTTTCCACTCTGGCAACTTCTCTTGATATCTTTCCAGCTTCATTTCCAGATATATACGTCGCATTCCTGGCCTTCTTTCCCATCACTTCTAATCGAGCCTATTATGCACAGAAAAGGGAAAATTTATAAGCAATATTTTTACTTGCAAGTAGATAAGAAACTTTGCACAACATTCTTATGACTGATAAAGAGGTCTCAAGGATGAATGACCCCCAGGCTTCATCTTTGTTTCCTTCAGTCTTCATAGAATGAAACAGGTTGAATTGTCATGTACTCatgatttctctctctaaaaaaagggggaaaaatcaaattaatgccttaaattttgaaaaaaaaaaagtctaatAAAAGAAGATGACCTTAGATCAATTTGTCAGAGGCTTCTAATTTAAGCAATAGTTTCTTTATCAGAGGAAAAAGCTTAGCTGCACATCAACAAAGATGAAGGCTGTAATTCAATCAAAACTTGTCAGGGAGCTTTAGGTCCTGACAGTACTTGAAAGTCCAACTGGCAAATTAAGATGCAGGGTCATGTTTTTCATGAGCAATGCTGCCAAACTGTAAAATCCTTTTAAGATACTCAACTTGGAGAACCGAATAAGCTAATAAGAGACTAAGCAAATATCATATAAAGGCTTCACTATCACATATGAACTGACAAGAACCCATAAACCCATCAACGCTACCACAACATGAACCCTAAATTTCAAGAAATCAAGGCAGATGATGGCATCCAGTAATCAAGAAGGTAGAGAAAAAAAAGTTGGCTAACCTTGGGAGTGTTGCCTTTTGGAAGCCCGATAGCTGCTCCTCCTCCATTTGAATGTCCTGAAAGAAGATCATAGATCTCTTCATTGTATATCTCCAAAACAGCAACTCGGACAAACACACCAAGCCCAAACCCCACTTCATCCAGACCGTTCTCTCCATCTTCCTCTCCTAAAATATCCCTTAATGCTCTGTACACAATGCCGGGGTGCTTCGAACACCCGAACATCGTATGGCTTTTCCCTGACCCTGTTGGCCCATACATCATAATCGTGCACTTGGCACCCAGCCGCACACTCTCGATCCTTGACTTCACGAACTTCTTGTAAAATCCCTCAAGATCTTCGTCCTCAGAAACCGATACCCCATCAAGGCTGAATTCTCGGTACCCGATGTCGGTCCAGACACGAACAGAGCGACCAGCCTGAGAGATCACAAGAGCCGATGGGGGCTTGACCTTCCGTTCTGGGTAGTCACGGATCCGGCCAACGACTTCAACCGGGTGCTCTGTAGGAACCGTTTCTTTGATAGCTGACAGAGGATTTGGAAAGGTGTGCACTCCGTTCTTTGTATTACGGAAATGGAGACGCTGCTTGGATTGCGGAGTTCTTGAGGGGGTTCTTGGAAAGGGTGTTGGAGCCATTGGGGGAAAATCCAATAAACGTTTTGGAGTTGTGATTAGGGTAGAGAACAAATTCGGGAGAGCAAGAGATAGGTCTAAGATTTGAACTTCTCTACTCCTGAAAGTAAAAAAATCGAGTCGCTCTGCTAAGGCTTCTCTGCTTTCATTGGAAAGAAATGGAGAGAACTCTTAGAGCCAGCGAGACGGGGTTTatcgacaaaaaaaaaaaagaaagagagacggCAGATGTTTAGGATTTGAATGCAATAGAGCCGTTAGAGTACTAACGACTATTTTCCGGAAGATCAACTCATCCGCATAAGGTTTCCGTGAAGGCGCGCAGACATCACGGTCGACAGACCCGGTGTCCGCATAGAAATTTGTATGGGCCACAAAGGGGTTGCCGCCGCATCGTGGAGGTTCGTCAACTTTCCGAGCGAGGATCGAATCCCCTACGAAGGAGAGTGGACGCTTGTAATTCGATCAAGCGATGGAGACGCATCCGTAAATAGGGCAGATGAGCCAACCAATTTGGTCCATCTCTTTTTTCCAAGCACACGCGTCGAACTGGTAATCCTACCAATTCCGCTGTCCATTATATCCGCGCTCTATTAAATCGCGCGAACTTTTTTAAATTGACGGATATGACTTCCATGACAGTGAATTCTCCGATTTGCCCTTCTCGCGGATCTGGTGGCAGTTGTAACTCCGGAACTGCGAGTTAAACTGTTCCTTCCATAAAGACAAAAATATGCAGACTAGAAAATGGTCCATTCATGATTCATCCAGCGGTTAGTCGAT is from Phoenix dactylifera cultivar Barhee BC4 chromosome 18, palm_55x_up_171113_PBpolish2nd_filt_p, whole genome shotgun sequence and encodes:
- the LOC103707020 gene encoding kinesin-like protein KIN-10A, which produces MAPTPFPRTPSRTPQSKQRLHFRNTKNGVHTFPNPLSAIKETVPTEHPVEVVGRIRDYPERKVKPPSALVISQAGRSVRVWTDIGYREFSLDGVSVSEDEDLEGFYKKFVKSRIESVRLGAKCTIMMYGPTGSGKSHTMFGCSKHPGIVYRALRDILGEEDGENGLDEVGFGLGVFVRVAVLEIYNEEIYDLLSGHSNGGGAAIGLPKGNTPKARLEVMGKKARNATYISGNEAGKISREVARVEKRRIVKSTLCNERSSRSHCMIIFDVPSVGGRLMLVDMAGSENIEAAGQTGFEAKMQTAKINQGNIALKRVVESIASGDSHVPFRDSKLTMLLQDSFEDDKSKILMILCASPDPKEMHKTIATLEYGAKAKCIVRAAHIPTPKDKVNSEESPVHLRSRIVAMNQIIYKLQMDNKLKEKECDEAQKELLQKEEEVAQLRAELKQIEGRGETVKEKEINSKVDERTQSLRLELMKMKEKMLQQQEELNMLRRRLEEVEYERGKVAEDALQDIVGGRLEKRFSEIYAGDQGMEKSMELDMGDQPAIYDVKEIKEDPHQSENYSNRSLLYSSPLSIEEEVDPNMLRFPDKMCLSTVFEGDEEGENKDSAEESEVEKEVVDENTGHLRRIDGLGSLGAEDQRDAMEKQHGLVEIAKDAASARRTRIQNIFRLCGSHRESAQQVNVSTPFEKIPEEANFLSSPLALGKDKSKNEGLEAESHLQPLLRLNKNYKSDLQATESPISSLVMSFALIHLTDEQKSAEPQSRCLPFETPRNSKENHRPGEEGEDGLMEVYVKWEAKKESAGNVIMKLKVLKNSNLSDLRKFIEIHLDENNSKQPFFFLLLGDPSGAPVSKEKEAATPVGKLPICNNQLNCHLACLRLIKKITQQPNHIPFSSLENMLPANKSS